CAATAACTGCAAACAATTGGTTTATTCCCAATGAATCGATAAGTTTCTTTTGAACATTAACCATATCCCCTATAGTGACTACAGGAAAATTTAAACCGTAAGGATTGCCTGTTTTTGGATTGATTGAACTCGGACCCGTTGTTCCTTTACAACCCCCCAAAACATTTGAACAGATAATGAAGTATTTTTCACTATCCAATGCTTTTCCAGGCCCTATTACAATATCCCACCAGCCAGGTTTTTTATCTCCTTCATGCCAGCCAGCGGCATGTGCATCTCCAGTTAGTGCGTGACAAATTAAAATAGCATTAGATTTTTCTTTGTTAAGCTCTCCATAAGTTTCATAAGCTACACTGACCTCTTCTAAAGTTTTGCCACTTTCCAGCACGATTGGTTCAGATATATGTAGATATTTTGTCTCTACAATACCGACAGATTCTTCATTCATTCATTTTCTCCAAATTCTTAATTTACGCATAGCACTTTTTGCAGCAGATTGTTCCGCTTCTTTTTTACTTTTACCTCTTCCAACACCCTTTTCTTTACCATCAATTAAACATGACATGATGAATGTCTTATCATGAGGAACTCCATATTCTTTTAATATTTCGTATCCGATAGGTAATTCTTTAGCATCCCCATATTCCTTAATTGCAGATTTGTAATCTTCAAAAAATACACGGTCCTGATCAATGTATTTGAAAATCCAAGTAGCTAAGAATTCTTTTGCAAATTCCATACCCTGATCCATAAATATAGCACCTAAAAATGATTCAAAGATATCAGCAGTTACAGATATTACTTCATTTTTAGTCAAATTAGATTCCTCAACTGAAATATTGAGATAATCTTTTAATTTTAACTTTTCAGAGTAATATACTAATGCATTTTGACATACGAAGTTAGATCTTTTCTTTGTTAGTTTTCCCTCTCCATAATTAGGATATTTTTTATACAAATATTCAGATACAATTAAACTAAGAACTGAATCACCTAAAAACTCTAATCTTTCATAATTGTAATCTAAATTATGCAATGTTGAATATGAAGCATGTGTAAATGCCATTTCATATAAATATTCATTTTCAGTTTTTATATTAAATTTCTCGAATAAATTCATTTCAAAGCCCAGCATTATTAATTACTAATATTATCAATTATGTTTTTAAACTTATATATAATTAATATATAAAAACATTATAGTTAATACTTTCCAAATGCTCTCTTGCAATTCCAATTTATATATGATATGTCAAATTATAATTAAAAAGGATTTGGTAACATGATAATAAACTGGCAAAAAGAAATAACAATAATTGACCCAGATATAAAATTCAGAGCACAAGGAGGATGGTTAAAAACCGTGGAAAGACTAGATAAAAATGTTAAAAACGGTTATTCATTAGTGGGTGAGTTTGTAGAAGCAGGTGATTTTGAACAGGAATATGACGAAGGAATATATCTTGACTGCAACAAGGAAGGCAGTGGTAAAAAAACACAGCAAGATTATCGATTATTCCGTTTCAGAGATGGTAAAGTAAGATTACTTGATATGGTAATCGACGGTAAACAAGGTTGGGCAGTTGATTTATGGGATGCATTAGAAGATGAATTTTAACCAAAATATTAAATTTCATCTTTTAATTTAAATGTAGAAAATCCTGTAAGTTGAACATTCATTCTTGAATCCAAACAAGTTGGTTCTTGTAAAAGAATAATTTTATGGTCTAAATTTTGAGGGAAATTCTTTTCTTTCCCTTCAACTAGGCCTCTAAAACTTACAGTAAAATCTCCTGTATCCCCAATATTCATATCTAATTTTTCACTAGCAAGCACATTATCAAAAAATCGCTCCAACTCCATTGTTTCAAACACTGGTGCAACATAACTTAAAGCCATTAGACCATTTTGATTTTCACGGATATGAGCTCTCCTTTGATCTAGCTCAATGCTCTCATTTGTTTTTTTTAAAGTTAATTTAATTTTATTAGAAAATTGAGATGGAAACAATTTATCACAATCCAATATGACAAAAAGCACAACCTACACATGTTGGTGTGAAGTAGGAATCTTCAGCTTCAACAATAGCTTTTTGAGCAAATAATGTAATATTAAATTTTGTATCCTCTTCTTCACTAATTTCTTTAGTCATTGAAGATAATCCGCGATAAAAAGCAGGTCTATAACCAGTTTGAGAAATATCATAATAGAATTTTTCACCTGCTGCAAATCTACTAAAGTATTCTTCAAGGTCCAATGCTTGTTTTGGAGTGATTGAAAAAGTAAAACCCATAGTATCATCACTTCTTTGTTTAATGCCTGCATTAGAAAGATCTACAGACAATATATCATCTTCACCCCTTACAAAAACAACAGAATTCTCTAAATTTACATCATTTTCTTTTGCAATATCATTTAAATCAGTCATTTTATTGCTCCTAAATAACTTAGTTATATATAAATTAATTTAAACTAACAATAGTTAATAAAGTTATCTGAAAAATAGCGCATTAAAATAAGCAGCGGTTAAAAGTTATAAAAAAAGTAGTTTAAGGGAAGATTAATAAATAATCTTCACAATTTTAACCAACCTATACTAATCTTTGTCTAGTAGTTGGTTTTTTATTCTGCCAGCTGTACCTTCTGATTTTTTTAGATTTACCAAATCCACAAGAAGCACAGACTTTTTTACGTACATGGTAAGTGTTTTTACCACATCTTCTACATCTGATATGGGTTTTTTTATTTTTTTTACCCATTGATGGAGTACCCTTTGACATTGACACACCTCCTTAATTCATCGTGAACAATATAATCTCGAAAAATAATACTATGGTGAAATGTAAACAATATTGTCTCCTCTAATGAGCACAACACCGAGTCTTCTAGTAACTTCTCCGTCTTGTAACTCTTCTGCATCATTAAGAACTAAATTCATGTGTAAATCAAAGCTCTTAAGTATACCTCTAAATTCACGATCTCCTTTGAGTTTTATTAACACAGGAGCATCCACAGATTTTCCTAATGCGTCAAGTGGTCTTTGAACATTTTGTCCGCTCATTATATCACCTTATATTATTACAAATTTTTAGTTTTTTAATATGAATCGAGCATATATTTATACTCTTTATTAGACATAATATAATCAAGTTAAGATAGGCAAAACCTAATTAAAACTAATACTATTAACTATAACTAACCTAGTATATAAATGTTATCTTAATTTAAGCAAAATTAGGAAAATTAAACATAAATAATGATAATAACAAAAAAATACCTTAAAAACAATCCTCCACACTACAAAAATACTTTAACCCCCCATAACTAGGATATTGATGGAATTTAAGTTACCAGATATATTGTACAGATATTAAAAATTGCACTTCATAACCCATTTTAATTATCAGAAACCTTACTCTAAACTAAAGAGGTAATTAAAAATCAAACAACAATAATGGCGAAAATCCGGATTTTAAATAGGTTTTTTCAAAAAATGACAAATATTTCATATTAAATAAATAGATTTATTTATTTTGAATACAAAATATTATTTAAAAAAAAATAATACGGGTTAACATGGCAATTAAAGTTAAAAAAAGAAATTTTTTGAAAAAAAAGAAAATTAAAGAAATAAGAGCAGAATTAGGAGAATATGGGGATTTACTTAAAAGTAAAAAGAATGTTGAAATACTTGAAGCAGAACCCAATTCATTCATTTTAATAGACGGCGAACCATACATCATAATGATTGATGACAAACCATTTCCAACGCTTAAAGCGGCACTTGCTAATCAAATTGATGGAAAAACCGTTACTGTAGATATGGGGGCCATTAGATTTGTAAGCAATGGCGCCGATATTATGAGTCCTGGAATTGTAGATGCTTCAGACGGTATCGAAGCAGGAGATATTGTATTAATCATTGATGAAACACATGGAAAACCCTTAGCTATTGGCATTAGTTTAATCGATGGTGAAGAAATGGTTGAAAATGATTCTGGAAAAGCTATTGAAACTAAGCATTATGTTGGTGACGAAATTTGGAACTTTGAATTATGAGATGATACTATGGCAGAATTAAGATATAGGGCAGGAAATATTACAAACCCCAGAGTCCATAAAATTGGAATAATAGCACTTGGATCACATCTAGAAAATCATGGTCCCGCCCTCCCAATTGATACCGATGCTAAAATAGGAGCGCATATTGCTTTTCAATCTTCACTTTTAACCGGTGCTAAATTTTTAGGAATAATCTTTCCTGC
This portion of the Methanobrevibacter sp. V74 genome encodes:
- the rnc gene encoding ribonuclease III — protein: MNLFEKFNIKTENEYLYEMAFTHASYSTLHNLDYNYERLEFLGDSVLSLIVSEYLYKKYPNYGEGKLTKKRSNFVCQNALVYYSEKLKLKDYLNISVEESNLTKNEVISVTADIFESFLGAIFMDQGMEFAKEFLATWIFKYIDQDRVFFEDYKSAIKEYGDAKELPIGYEILKEYGVPHDKTFIMSCLIDGKEKGVGRGKSKKEAEQSAAKSAMRKLRIWRK
- a CDS encoding 50S ribosomal protein L37e, with the translated sequence MSKGTPSMGKKNKKTHIRCRRCGKNTYHVRKKVCASCGFGKSKKIRRYSWQNKKPTTRQRLV
- a CDS encoding LSm family protein is translated as MSGQNVQRPLDALGKSVDAPVLIKLKGDREFRGILKSFDLHMNLVLNDAEELQDGEVTRRLGVVLIRGDNIVYISP
- a CDS encoding RNA-binding protein, which gives rise to MAIKVKKRNFLKKKKIKEIRAELGEYGDLLKSKKNVEILEAEPNSFILIDGEPYIIMIDDKPFPTLKAALANQIDGKTVTVDMGAIRFVSNGADIMSPGIVDASDGIEAGDIVLIIDETHGKPLAIGISLIDGEEMVENDSGKAIETKHYVGDEIWNFEL